The DNA window GCCTCTTGATCTCCAAACCCAAAGATTAATCATTCTAGGAGCTAGTCCTCTAACCCTTCTTGGATGCGGCCAGATAACAGTCCTTCAGCCGGAGGAATTCCTTCGCGCACATGTCCTTGTGGATGGAGTTGTAGTCCGCGACCACGCACTTGCCATATGTCGCCGCCTAGCAATATCATCAGTTGAGTGGTCTTGCACAGTACATCATCCTATACACACCTCCGTGGCACACTTGGCCGTGGCCTTTGCAAATTTCTCGACGGGGCGAGTTTTGACGGGCATCTGGAGATTCCCTcgcaggtgaagaagagagataATTAGGGAATCCGATGACCTAGGTAATTGGGAGACAAAGATGTCGAGTGGATTTCAACTGACCTAAGCACAACAACCCCCCACGTGATCGCTCAGCATGCCTTCGCGATGCCGAAGAACCAACCAAACAAAACACTGCAGTCGCGGGCACCAGGGCCATGATTTCGTCTCTTTCGATCTTGTAATTTTAGATTGCAGAGATATTCTATCAGCGCATGCTTGTCCTTCATGACTGGTTCGCGATGATTTCTTTGGCCCGTGTCCATGACCCCGATGCGACAGACGCGCCATAGAGTCGCGAATTTTCGATGCCTCCGATATCCTCCCAGCGCCGGGTCCTGACCGAGGAGAATTCATCGCTCTCGGATGACGGTATGAGCTACTCTGTCTTTGTGTCTGGTCTCGCTTTAATCCATTTCCCGGTCTCTAGATGTCGGATTCCTCTACCAAGTCGTCATTCGCGCCGAAGGCAAACCCGAGGTTGAGCGGCTCCCGTTTCGTGCCCTCTTTGAGGCATACGACGAGGTCATTGGCGAACATGGCGCCAACGCAGATCCAGGCCATGCGTGTCTGCGGTTCCTGTTCAAGATGGGCAACAAAAGCGTGCGGGGAGAGACGCTCTACGACAAGTTCGAGAGTGCGCTGCAGCAGATGGGGATTGTCTTGGAGCTGGGCGATGATGGATCGACCGATCTCAATGAAACCAATGTCGAGGACGCGTCTTACTCGGTGACTGTCGCGGAGAGCCACGTCGACGAGCGCGACGACTACGTGCCTGTTGTTAATGGGATACTCCCGACGCCCCAACGGCGCGCATCATTCAATACCACACTTGATATCGGCGAGGATGTTACGCAGAGAAGCTTTGTGAACCGGCCGAGTTCTCGATCGTCCCTGTCGCGACTTGAGGTTGGGAAACCCGAGCTTTCCAATCTCAGACTATCTCCGAAACAGACGCGCGATTTCAAGCCGCCCACCTCGCCGGATCGAACACAGTTGATTGCACAGTTTTTGGAAGTTGGTCGTCGCTTGATTAGCAGATTCGATTCTGCGAAGAAGACAGATTCGAACAAGGGGCTACCGAATGGGTTGGAGGCGAGATCGGCTGTGGATCATGATCGGTTCAAGAGAATGAGAACAGCTTCGCAGCATCGCCGGTCCCCTTCGTTTGGCTCATTGGACAGCTCTGCGTCTGATGAAGCAGAGTCGCTCGTGTTACATCCTGTGGAGCATGATGACTTtgagatggaggaagcaCCGCCTGAGTTTTTATATCGACCGCAGCTCTCAGATCTCCTTCGGGACGCTTCAACATTTAACATGTACCGCCAACGAGCAATCTGTCGCCGGATTTTAACGCAATGGCTGAAAAAAGCGTTCCAGGCTCAGCAAGTCCGCCAGAACATGGAATCTGTTGCTGTTCACCGTGACCGCGGCACCCTTCTTCGGCAAGCCTTTGATCCATGGCGAggcatcatccagcacaagCGTCACACGGCCCGGACGGAACGGTTTTTCAGGCACCTGGAGGAACGCGCTGGACGCGCTCGAGATCTCTATCTGATGACCAAGGCTTTTACTCACTGGGCGCAACTGACGTCGGAAGAGGTTGCTCGCTCATCTGCTGCCCGACGGCATGTCCTTGGCGTCAAGTATTTCAATGCATGGCGGGAGATCACCGCCGTCAACGAGTTGAAGGCGCAGCGATTCGCATTGCAGGGACCGTTCAATGCCTGGCGGAAGAAAATCCAAAATCTGAAAACTGCCGAGTCGAAGGCAGTTGCTGTCCGCGACATGAATTTGCGAAATAATTCCTACTGGCAGTGGTTTTGGTGTTTTTATGAAACCCGTGCTCCGGTATGGCATGATCATCGACTCAAACGGCGCGCTCTTCTCTATTGGCTTCGCAATTTCCGGATGAATAGAGAGCGCGAGCACGAGATTATCGTCCAAAACCGAAAATTGGCACAAGGATGGGCGCTTCAGATTTGGTCTCGAAAATCAAAACGGATTGCTTCTGCCCAGCAGGAAGCGGAAATCTCACAACGGCATCAGGCTTTGCGAGACACATTTGGTGAATGGCAAATCCAGTCGCGGTTGGCCCCCGCTGCTTCTCGAGTGTCTGATATGGTGAGCACGAGGATTCTTCGTGGTGCTCTGTCACATTGGGTGTTCAAGGCCCGGATGGCGAATCAGGCAGAAGAAATAGATCGATTCAGAGTCCAGCGCAATGCATGGACATCTTGGAATGACACACTCCGC is part of the Penicillium psychrofluorescens genome assembly, chromosome: 4 genome and encodes:
- a CDS encoding uncharacterized protein (ID:PFLUO_005919-T1.cds;~source:funannotate); the encoded protein is MPPISSQRRVLTEENSSLSDDDVGFLYQVVIRAEGKPEVERLPFRALFEAYDEVIGEHGANADPGHACLRFLFKMGNKSVRGETLYDKFESALQQMGIVLELGDDGSTDLNETNVEDASYSVTVAESHVDERDDYVPVVNGILPTPQRRASFNTTLDIGEDVTQRSFVNRPSSRSSLSRLEVGKPELSNLRLSPKQTRDFKPPTSPDRTQLIAQFLEVGRRLISRFDSAKKTDSNKGLPNGLEARSAVDHDRFKRMRTASQHRRSPSFGSLDSSASDEAESLVLHPVEHDDFEMEEAPPEFLYRPQLSDLLRDASTFNMYRQRAICRRILTQWLKKAFQAQQVRQNMESVAVHRDRGTLLRQAFDPWRGIIQHKRHTARTERFFRHLEERAGRARDLYLMTKAFTHWAQLTSEEVARSSAARRHVLGVKYFNAWREITAVNELKAQRFALQGPFNAWRKKIQNLKTAESKAVAVRDMNLRNNSYWQWFWCFYETRAPVWHDHRLKRRALLYWLRNFRMNREREHEIIVQNRKLAQGWALQIWSRKSKRIASAQQEAEISQRHQALRDTFGEWQIQSRLAPAASRVSDMVSTRILRGALSHWVFKARMANQAEEIDRFRVQRNAWTSWNDTLRSLALRARIDERVKMEAMYKWILMERFQLMQRIREQRIKREIFSRFVVNTRDTYTRLLFHAEIHEDHHTEDLMRSKFAIWRDQLLLQREREYVAFEFYAPRLAEESLAVWRAKHAQVVKMEGWAKDARFYFLMKRSMKQWHQATRDSAKRRRQEAYAKIRRKIKINLASKAMDVWKSRTRLVMDMDQQAGEVDREKLFHLGSDLFALWHEKAVKRVQECRDADIYYFRQVAFDQLMQLSETFVIHRELEDQADHFYRSRVLRHAGSSLRKLSLRVFQMKSTAETAEAMRERNLRKHSRGMFRHWMENMRLKLEARDSPGPALTPAQFSNFGDNDGAGSALFDPWYQDQAETPFKLSDFTTTSQEPVSVSASPLATPSYMNSPSKRAARARALAQMSTTPATPLRTPFASRLLRVNSAAAYTTSSRRPRTGRRNSIGTTVRFVDEELGELPESPTEGRRSANRRP
- a CDS encoding uncharacterized protein (ID:PFLUO_005918-T1.cds;~source:funannotate), with the protein product MPVKTRPVEKFAKATAKCATEAATYGKCVVADYNSIHKDMCAKEFLRLKDCYLAASKKG